From Camelina sativa cultivar DH55 chromosome 5, Cs, whole genome shotgun sequence:
ACTTTAGGGGTACAATAAACAAGCCGAGCTGATGGTGAAATCCTAGGCATAGCTTCTAACTCCATTTGACACTCTTTGAGATGGCATGTTGCGAAGAAGGACATCTCCACTGTCTTTAAACATTTTGAGTTAGCGAGAATGTATTTCACTAGTTGTTTCTCAGCTTCTTTTCCTTCATACTCTATCCACTGAACAATCTCTAGATGAGACGATATGCATTGGGGAATAGTACTCGGCTGGTTCCAGGAACATGGGGGACACCCCTATACACCATGACAGTATTTACTCTTTaatatacatttattaaaattcatcAAAACTGGATGTGCATATATGTTAAGGGATGATGGCACTTACCGTGGTCTTGACCGCAAGAGTTTTCAGTTTAGAAAATTTCTGAAGCAAACACATAAG
This genomic window contains:
- the LOC104785494 gene encoding putative F-box/FBD/LRR-repeat protein At1g22000, with the protein product MSNFLCLDTAVSTLIVNNDDEKFLRCLSSAIRLNLNITESMVACLKTIKTIEFPRITDFILNAEFSVYWLEPLMCLLQKFSKLKTLAVKTTGCPPCSWNQPSTIPQCISSHLEIVQWIEYEGKEAEKQLVKYILANSKCLKTVEMSFFATCHLKECQMELEAMPRISPSARLVYCTPKVCWSYKPDNYKNIY